The following coding sequences lie in one Oncorhynchus kisutch isolate 150728-3 linkage group LG3, Okis_V2, whole genome shotgun sequence genomic window:
- the elac1 gene encoding zinc phosphodiesterase ELAC protein 1: MTMDLTFLGTGSAYPSPHRGASALVLRTEGECWLFDCGEGTQTQLMKSQLKASRITKVFISHLHGDHLFGLPGLLCTVSLNLNPCPTQPPTCVDIYGPQGLRQFLRVALELTSSQLLFPYSVHELEPTTDQCPTEGQLSPDVTADSGRLHPQERAGRTISLDVNSDCYVILEEKRFVVKAFRLFHRVPSFGFSVQEHDWPGRLNTELLKDLGLKPGPLYGRLKAGESVTLENGQVVKPSEVLEEAIPGRKVCVLGDCSSLLGEGPLRACHRADILVHEATLSDEHREKAVDHGHSTPSMAAAVAQACCARMLVLYHFSQRYKPAAQYKEGDQDDVLELRRQAEEALQGTGIEVTLAEDFLTIPIPLIRLH; the protein is encoded by the exons atgaccATGGACCTAACTTTTCTGGGGACAGGGTCGGCATATCCTTCCCCCCATCGTGGCGCTTCTGCCCTCGTACTCAGAACAGAAGGGGAGTGTTGGCTGTTTGACTGCGGAGAAGGGACGCAAACTCAACTGATGAAGAGTCAATTGAAGGCTA GCCGAATCACCAAAGTGTTCATCTCTCACCTGCATGGTGATCACCTCTTTGGTCTACCAGGGCTACTGTGCACTGTGAGCCTAAACCTCAACCCCTGTCCCACCCAGCCTCCAACATGTGTGGATATCTATGGTCCCCAGGGTCTCAGGCAGTTCCTCAGGGTGGCATTAGAGCTCACCAGCTCCCAGCTTCTCTTCCCCTATTCAGTACATGAGCTAGAGCCCACCACTGACCAGTGTCCTACAGAGGGTCAGCTAAGCCCTGATGTCACAGCAGATTCTGGGCGTCTCCATCCCCAAGAACGCGCCGGCCGAACAATCTCCCTGGATGTCAACAGTGACTGCTATGTTATACTGGAGGAGAAGCGTTTTGTTGTGAAGGCGTTCCGTTTGTTCCATCGGGTACCCTCCTTCGGGTTCTCTGTTCAAGAACATGATTGGCCAGGGCGTTTGAACACAGAACTACTGAAGGATCTTG GTTTGAAGCCTGGACCACTCTATGGGCGACTGAAAGCTGGCGAGTCAGTGACATTGGAAAATGGACAAGTGGTGAAGCCCAGTGAGGTGCTGGAGGAAGCCATTCCGGGGAGAAAAGTTTGTGTTTTAGGGGATTGCAGCTCGTTATTGGGGGAGGGACCCCTGAGGGCCTGTCACAGAGCTGACATCCTGGTGCATGAGGCCACCCTGTCAGATGAGCATCGGGAGAAGGCAGTGGACCATGGGCACAGCACACCTAGTATGGCAGCTGCAGTGGCACAGGCCTGTTGTGCACGTATGCTGGTGCTCTACCATTTCAGTCAGAGGTATAAGCCGGCCGCCCAGTACAAAGAGGGTGATCAGGATGATGTCTTGGAGCTCAGGAGACAAGCTGAGGAGGCTTTGCAGGGCACAGGCATAGAGGTGACCCTGGCGGAGGACTTTCTCACGATACCCATACCCCTCATAAGGCTTCACTGA
- the aptx gene encoding aprataxin, producing MSICLLISKNGRHKPIHLPHLQTVVLGRSPETTIKDKKCSREQVELKADCNKGYISVKQLGVNPTSVDSEVVGKGNQVEMRSGQQLHMVNELYPYTVCFKEDPSNSQSSVGTKRPCGPASEEREFHREPPGHKVPRKTEDSTQCKHGGSTSTNTQPEPQTTEKTETLGYWSQGLKASMQDPKMQVYKDDRVVVIMDKYPKAHYHWLVLPWESIPSLKTLHRGHCDLLRHMNQVADRIVQQQCPDAGLLHFRQGYHAIPSMSHVHLHVISQDFDSPCLKNKKHWNSFTTDYFIESQEVIQMLEKDGKVTVKEGTNELLKRPLCCHVCGMALSTIPQLKEHLKSHPYGRL from the coding sequence ATGTCTATTTGTTTGCTGATCAGCAAAAATGGAAGGCATAAACCGATTCATCTACCTCACCTACAGACAGTTGTCTTGGGTCGGAGTCCAGAAACAACGATAAAAGACAAAAAATGTTCCAGGGAGCAAGTTGAGCTCAAGGCTGACTGCAACAAAGGGTATATCAGTGTAAAACAACTGGGTGTCAACCCCACTAGTGTGGACTCTGAGGTGGTGGGCAAAGGCAACCAAGTGGAGATGAGATCTGGCCAGCAGCTGCACATGGTCAATGAGCTGTACCCTTATACTGTGTGCTTCAAAGAGGATCCATCCAACTCTCAGTCCAGTGTGGGCACCAAGAGGCCCTGTGGGCCTGCCTCAGAGGAGCGGGAGTTTCACAGAGAGCCCCCCGGGCATAAAGTACCAAGGAAAACAGAGGACTCCACTCAGTGCAAGCATGGAGGGTCCACCTCCACTAACACACAGCCTGAACCTCAAACAACAGAGAAAACAGAAACTTTAGGATATTGGAGCCAAGGATTGAAAGCCTCAATGCAAGACCCCAAAATGCAGGTCTACAAGGATGACAGAGTAGTTGTTATCATGGACAAGTACCCCAAGGCTCACTACCACTGGCTGGTCCTGCCCTGGGAGTCCATCCCCAGTCTGAAGACACTGCACAGGGGGCACTGTGATCTGTTGAGGCACATGAACCAGGTAGCAGACAGGATTGTACAACAGCAGTGCCCCGATGCTGGCTTGTTACACTTCCGCCAGGGCTACCACGCCATCCCCAGTATGAGCCATGTCCATCTACACGTGATCAGCCAGGActttgactccccttgtttaaaGAACAAGAAACACTGGAATTCATTCACAACCGACTATTTCATAGAATCTCAAGAAGTCATCCAGATGCTGGAAAAGGATGGGAAGGTCACGGTAAAAGAAGGGACAAATGAGTTGTTGAAACGACCTCTCTGCTGTCACGTGTGTGGCATGGCGCTGTCCACCATACCACAACTTAAGGAGCACCTGAAATCTCACCCCTATGGTAGATTGTGA
- the me2 gene encoding NAD-dependent malic enzyme, mitochondrial: MLSRLRASLMLRPCVSACRWTHTKEKGKPLMLNPRTNKGMAFSLQERQILGLQGLLPPKIESQDIQAMRFQRNLKKMTEPLEKYIYLMGIQERNEKLFYRVLMEDIEELMPIVYTPTVGLACTQYGHIFRRPKGLFISILDRGHIRSILDNWPETNVAAVVVTDGERILGLGDLGVFGMGIPVGKLCLYTACAGIRPERCLPVVIDVGTDNETLLKDPFYMGLYQKRDRSQLYDDLIDEFMEAVVDKYGQDTLIQFEDFGNHNAFRLMRKYREKYCTFNDDIQGTAAVALAGLLAAQRAIGKPITEHRILFCGAGEAALGIASLITMSMVEKGLTQDEARKKIWMFDKDGLLVKGRSQETDSNQEAFVHESPGDVQSFLDAVNVIQPTAIIGVSGAGRLFTHDVLKKMGTLNKRPIIFALSNPTTKAECTAEDAYTLTDGRCLFASGSPFDMVTLADGRVFTPGQGNNAYIFPGVALAVILSGVRHISDTVFLEAAKTLADQLTDEELAEGRLYPPLSNIREVSLQMAVKVVRFVYANNMAFRYPEPKDKDTFVRSTVWDINYDSFLPDIYEWKGMNPAPDH, from the exons ATGTTGTCTAGACTGAGGGCATCACTGATGCTGCGGCCCTGTGTGAGCGCCTGCCGCTGGACACACACCAAAGAGAAGGGCAAGCCTCTCATGTTGAACCCTCGCACCAACAAG GGCATGGCCTTCTCACTGCAGGAGAGGCAGATCCTGGGTCTTCAGGGTCTTCTGCCCCCCAAGATAGAGTCCCAGGACATCCAGGCCATGCGTTTTCAGAGGAACCTGAAGAAGATGACAGAGCCACTGGAGAA GTACATTTACCTGATGGGGATCCAGGAGAGGAACGAGAAACTCTTCTACCGCGTGCTGATGGAAGACATTGAGGAGCTGATGCCTATCGTTTACACTCCCACTGTGGGCCTGGCCTGTACACAGTACGGACACATCTTCAGGAGGCCCAA GGGCCTGTTCATATCCATCTTGGATCGAGGCCATATTCGCTCCATATTGGACAACTGGCCAGAGACCAATGTGGCG GCGGTCGTGGTGACAGATGGAGAGCGTATCCTGGGCTTGGGGGACCTGGGGGTGTTTGGGATGGGCATCCCTGTGGGGAAACTGTGCCTGTACACCGCCTGCGCTGGTATTAGGCCTGAGAGGTGCCTTCCTGTGGTCATCGACGTGGGAACTGACAACGAG ACCCTTCTGAAGGACCCATTCTACATGGGTTTGTACCAGAAGCGGGATCGTTCCCAGCTCTACGATGACCTGATCGATGAGTTTATGGAGGCTGTGGTGGACAAGTACGGCCAGGACACCCTGATCCAGTTTGAAGACTTTGGGAATCACAATGCATTCCGCTTGATGAGGAAATACCGCGAGAAATACTGCACCTTTAACGATGACATCCAAG GAACTGCAGCGGTTGCCCTGGCAGGGCTGTTGGCAGCTCAGAGGGCCATTGGAAAACCCATCACTGAACATAGGATTCTGTTCTGCGGAGCAGGGGAG GCTGCCCTGGGTATCGCCAGCCTGATTACCATGTCGATGGTGGAGAAGGGTTTAACCCAGGACGAAGCCAGGAAAAAGATCTGGATGTTTGACAAGGACGGTCTACTGGTCAAG GGCCGATCGCAGGAGACAGATAGCAACCAGGAGGCTTTTGTGCATGAAAGTCCCGGAGATGTGCAGAGCTTCTTAGATGCAGTCAACGTCATCCAACCAACAGCCATTATCG GTGTGTCCGGGGCTGGACGCCTCTTTACCCACGACGTCCTCAAAAAGATGGGCACCCTAAATAAACGACCAATTATATTCGCCTTGAGCAACCCCACCACCAAGGCAGAGTGCACGGCTGAAGATGCCTATACCCTCACAGAT GGCCGATGCCTGTTTGCCAGTGGAAGTCCGTTTGACATGGTGACTCTGGCTGATGGACGtgttttcacacctggacaaggGAACAATGCTTACATATTCCCAG GTGTAGCCCTGGCTGTGATCCTCAGTGGCGTGAGACACATCAGTGACACAGTCTTCCTGGAGGCTGCCAAG ACCCTGGCAGACCAGTTGACTGATGAGGAGCTGGCGGAGGGGAGGCTGTACCCACCACTGTCCAACATCCGAGAGGTCTCTCTCCAGATGGCAGTCAAG GTGGTCCGGTTTGTGTACGCCAACAACATGGCCTTCCGGTACCCAGAGCCCAAGGACAAGGACACCTTTGTCAGGTCAACTGTATGGGACATCAACTACGACTCATTTCTCCCTGACATCTATGAGTGGAAAGGGATGAACCCAGCACCTGATCATTAG